In the Syntrophorhabdaceae bacterium genome, CTCGGGACGCCGAGCCCGTTCAGATAGGTATTGAGGTGGGCATAATGTGACCAGACATTATCCTCGATCCCGGCTATATCGAGAAAGACATGATATTGATAAGGGCCGAGCTCAACGTAGAGACCTTTCTCTGAAAGCTCTCTGCTTGGCCTGATATATTCCAGACCGGTGATGTGGTCCCGGAATATTGTAAAAGATCCATGCCCGCTGTTGACTTCAAGGCCTTCACCGAGTGTCTTCTGGACGAGGATTGGCTGATTTTTATCACTGCCTTTTACAGCGTAGGCTACGGAGGTCCTTATCCAGCCCTTTGCCGATATATTTTTATTGTTGTAGACGACAAGCGTCCTTTCATCACCGTATTTGTTAGAATATGCGAAGACATTCTCATTGACATGCCCTTCAGGGGTGAAAAAGTCGTAAAGAAGAAAGTGCTCAACCCCGGCAAAGAGATGCCTCTTGTGAAGTAACGGGAAGATCTCCTTTTCGTGTCTTTCGATGAGATATCTGTCCGGTTCTTCATCCCAGTAAGCCCGCCTGTATTCCATCCCGTACTTTTCGGTAAAGCCTTCGACCTGACCATGCCCGAACATCGGGAGGCCTGGTAATGTAATCATAAGGGTGCAGACCCCGAAGTACTTGCTGTCTTTGCCGAATTGATCGACTGCGGTCCGTTCATCGGGATTGTTCATGAAATTTACGAACCGTCTCAGGATCTCCGGATCGAATTCAAGGGTGTTTTTCATGACGGTGCGATACTTCGAGTTATCTTCATCGCGGAGCATATTCATGAACGCGCTGTTGTATACCCTGTGCATCCCCAGCGTCCTGACAAAGAAACCTTCAAGCAGCCAGAACGCCTCGGCGAGCAAAAGCGTGTCAGGCGCTTCCTGCGCCACGCGGTCAACAACTTCACGCCAGAACTCATTGGGCATCAGTGTGTTCAAAACGTTTTTTGTGAGGCCATGTTCTACCCGTGTGGGGATCGATCCCCCGGTACCCGGTTCAGGGAACCATAAACGCTGATAGTGCCGTTTTGTGAGTGTCATGGCTGCATCGAACCTGATGACAGGGAATCTCCGTGCCACCTCGATAATGGTGCTGATCATCGCCTCTCTTACTTCCGGATTGAGATAATTAAGCTGCGCGGTGTCGTTCCACGGCATGCTTGTCCCGTCATTGCCATGGTAGGTATATTTTTCATCTCCGGTCCAGCGGTCTTTGCGTTTGAAGACGACCGCCGCGTCTGTGCGCTCATAATAATGATCTTCTATAAAGACAGAGACCCTTTCATCGCGGGAAAGGTCAGGGCCATTGAAGGAGTACCATGGGAATGGGTTGTGATCTAAGGAGATGAACCAATCAGGGTGTTCTATCATCCATCTGGAGTAGATCCCCACGTGGTTCGGCACCATGTCGCTTGCGAGCCTTATCCCCCGTTTCCACGCCCCCTCCCTCAGTTTGTTGAATGCGTCGTCGCCCCCGAGATCCGAGGCGATCGTGTAGTCATAGAGAGAATATGCCGACGGTACAGCCTCGGGATTGCCGCAGAGCTGCTTGATGGTCTGTGATGCCGGGCTTCGCTCCCATACCCCTATAAGCCACAGGCCCGTAAATCCTCTTCGCTGCAACGCATCGAGCTCTTCATCGGGTATTTGATCGAGCCGTGTAATGTGATAGCGGTATTTCTTTGAAAGCTGATCGAGCCAGACATAGATGTTTTTTGCCATGAGGACCAGGCGCGGCATCCATTCGCGGTCAGGTGTGAAATGTTCGGGCTCAAGTT is a window encoding:
- a CDS encoding alpha-amylase family glycosyl hydrolase; its protein translation is KSGRRPPTMEFHVSRKSRDFYQFSESLFSLSGNVIFTNFYAARIFAQKINQKKDLISFPEGAIKAGQLIAMGLIDEILHYVVGQYRKDINEKTMEQAFSALNERFGSGNVENAMHHFVDAFPPLRVYNNEVNIADYLNSDTEGIPNRQIVLEEMLLLWLANMNPAFSPFFELFDDVSLKKETIYLQIISELKDYFHLQPPFGPDYQDLIDMLRSPALAVPHSLSGQLAYIMERWGYLLKRYLSLILKSLDLFKEEEKLPFTGTGPAEVFKFTGLELEPEHFTPDREWMPRLVLMAKNIYVWLDQLSKKYRYHITRLDQIPDEELDALQRRGFTGLWLIGVWERSPASQTIKQLCGNPEAVPSAYSLYDYTIASDLGGDDAFNKLREGAWKRGIRLASDMVPNHVGIYSRWMIEHPDWFISLDHNPFPWYSFNGPDLSRDERVSVFIEDHYYERTDAAVVFKRKDRWTGDEKYTYHGNDGTSMPWNDTAQLNYLNPEVREAMISTIIEVARRFPVIRFDAAMTLTKRHYQRLWFPEPGTGGSIPTRVEHGLTKNVLNTLMPNEFWREVVDRVAQEAPDTLLLAEAFWLLEGFFVRTLGMHRVYNSAFMNMLRDEDNSKYRTVMKNTLEFDPEILRRFVNFMNNPDERTAVDQFGKDSKYFGVCTLMITLPGLPMFGHGQVEGFTEKYGMEYRRAYWDEEPDRYLIERHEKEIFPLLHKRHLFAGVEHFLLYDFFTPEGHVNENVFAYSNKYGDERTLVVYNNKNISAKGWIRTSVAYAVKGSDKNQPILVQKTLGEGLEVNSGHGSFTIFRDHITGLEYIRPSRELSEKGLYVELGPYQYHVFLDIAGIEDNVWSHYAHLNTYLNGLGVPSIEETMREIFLQPIHHGFKELVNVHTFRRILDVRSEAAHGKIEDLPQEFLHEIEQKTLDFLSDIKQYVHGPVDEHHVADDVVNALRVTLRIPLLIDRFANPDDDKQRRFVQFLQSGFFHSELQTGCQVIWVFVHGLGKILDEKSNTDEQGRSWIDEWLLGHIMEKTLQELGFNPDDISQGIMAVKIFTGHQHWYSDMQSGDMQSGDMQSGDVQSGDASQGAYQALETFLNDSEVQRFLQINRYMDILWFNKDTFELLLSWMAYTATVLISGDSSKTGDERNNSLAGCYRILSELHAASGESNYQVEKLVEIVRQKDSIK